The Helicoverpa zea isolate HzStark_Cry1AcR chromosome 4, ilHelZeax1.1, whole genome shotgun sequence genome segment ACTTAAGTCTTAGTgaacctttttgtttttttttttctgataacaAACGTCTGGGAatgtattcttttgtttttcagtcCCCACTGAAGCCAAAGTAGTTCTGCATGAACATCTGAACAAATGGTACTCTTTATCAGTGTATTGTGCTGCCAAAATCATCGTCGACTTACCCATACaggtaaatatgttttatagaatctagataggtaggtatatattatctatctaatatatttcaatattaatcgGTTGGCTCCTTGTACCAATGCCgaactacctacctacataatacataatataacatatacaaagaaataataaatagacaTTGGTATTGAAATAAGACGGGTCACATTTACCGAATGCATCCGGAAAAGTGAGCCAAGGTAACCACAAATGGATCCCTGATGATGGAAGAAGTCCGAGCGAGCACCAAGGAAACGGAGAGATGATTTGGATATCTTCCTCGCGGACTGGATACAAAAAGCAGATAGACAGTAtagactaataaaaaaaaactgaaatacgACAAAACTTAAAAGTATAGTATAAAGAATACTATTCTTTCGActggtaggtataggtatattttacaaGGGCCACTTAACCTTTACTTAGAACATGCTTATTCAGTCACACCATTGCCATTAGTGCTATTAAGTCAAGTTCTAATAAGATCTTTACTGCTTTCCAGTTATTATGTGCAACAATATTCCTATTCCCCGCGTGGTACCTGACGTCTCAGCCGTTGGAGTTACATCGGTTGGGCCTCGCGTGGCTAATATGTGCGCTTGTCACTATACTGGCGCAGACATTCGGATTTGTTGTCGGCGCTTCTTGTGGAATGAAGGTAAGAATtagtaaaaactattaaaaaacaatCTCTGAATTAGTTTCCCAATTGGCTGCCAGACCTCCCAAAATTGTATGCATCCATCCTGCATCCATGGGTATGAACCATACCCTggggtataaataaatagacttccaataaaaacaaatcttaCTTTTTTGAAGGCCTTACTAGATTTAACACTTATTTTGCTCAATATGCTTAAAATTTTACATCAGTTTCTATGTTTCCACTGTGGCATGTGGTGTGTTACAAATGATTGAAGACGAAATCAACCTTTGAACTCCTAATTTTGGAAATCAACTCTTCCATTTAAAATAGAAGATCATCATTAATTTTTGGTCTTTATGTTTCAGTTGGGGCTATTCGTAATTCCAGCAGCGAACATACCGATGTTGATGTTCTCTGAGTTCTTCATCCCTTACCACGAGATGCCAGTGTACCTGCGTCCGTTCGCCTTGATTTCTTACTTCAGATACGCATTCGATGCTTTCCTAGAAACCGTTTTCGGTCTCGACCGAGGCAGACTACCCTGCTATGAACCATATTGCATGTTCAAAAACCCCGTTAAATACCTAGAACATTTAGGCCTCGCTAGAGACCTAAAAGCTGATTTCACAGCTTTGGTGTTATGGATCGTCCTACTGCAAATAACTTTGGTCATAGTTCTGCATGTGAGAGTGTATAGAGCTTGCAGATAATTTCTTTCAATTGCTAGGTCGaacaaaaatttaattttcatgaaTACTGCTTCTTAGTTctttaagtacaattttattgTCAGACGCACCTATAGCACGTCTCTTAATATTAAGAAGAAATAACAGTAGTCAATGATCTACTTGGAGGAGtcacaaattatattatatatacaatAATAATGCATACATACCAAGTAGATATGTTTGATCTGATACGAATAGGTATAAGTGAGatattattgaatttaattaaatatactacTCTTTAGCCATTAATTATGttatatattgatattattatttcggAGATGCAGGTATCATAGGAATATTAAGTAATGGAAAAATCCAAGGTACTTTGTATAGGTTGATGTGCAATGAGGGTGaaggtacataatatacatacaacaATCTGATATGACAGGAAATCATTTATTCCATCCATGTTTGAATTGTGTTTGATAAAtactgtaaaataatatattataataattctatCTATTGTCCTCACCACTCACTGATACTAGTTAGTAACTAACAAGATATCAGACAGTAGTGCGAACATCGTCAGCAATGGTTCAAAGTGCAGCGAAGCGTTTTACTCAGAATACAGAGTGCCCAGTATATCTGTAGATGTTAGTACAAATTCAAGTAATGAACAAAGCAATATTTTCCCACCAATTCGTTAATACTGCTGCATTTTTTGATCCAATGTTTCTTTAATacaagtatgtacctacctaactaaagataatgtACTAGGAAATGAATCGCTCGAATTCTATTTGTGCGAATAATCTTTGCCCTCATTCGCATATCATTATCACATACATATGGTTAGCCTATTAATTGGCCCGATACAGTCAaatttaaacaaagaatttaaatactaaaattatatgatattaataatatttagtagCTTTTACTgcaaataataacaatgttgATTCTACGCAAAAGCTCTCTTAATGACTTGATATCATAGCAAATTATATACTCAATACtacttttaattacaataaacattCAGTACAACTTACTAAGTATTTAGACATTATTGACAATAAACAATCTGttttacattacaaaaatactGTCCAGACTAGACATTTAGACTATTTAGCACTACGACCATTTTATGTAATGCTAAGAAAAAATGTgctattagaaaaaaaaaatatgcatgtcTTTTTGAAGTATATGAGGAAGAaacattttgtgtttttttttttaagtaaatatagcACCTCATTTTCATAGAATGATCGTAGTAATTTAAAAAGTACACGTACatacagataccggcacggatattgggctctcggcggaagagtggggatcgctttgcgcacccgtacgtataaggcaataaggcagtaaatcgcttctgcgcaggtaagGTCATGgcccgatatccgtgccgataactgtacatCAGCAAATTGAAATAATGTCTGCGAAGATAGAAATGTATGCTATACTGTATATAAAgaagattattttaattttaacaaagcGATGTTTGATGTCGATTTGTCTGATGCAATATAATATTGTATGAAAATAGCTGTGATTCTAAAATCGAtatgaatacatattttattgaaattacatcTTGTAATACAATCTACGCTACCTACTATATTTTGTTTCGAGACAATGATGaagcttttatatttaatttaatctgTCGATAAtcaaaatcataaaatttaaattatgattAAAATGACAAGCAACTAGGAACCAAGTGTATTTTGTATTACTACTAATGGAAGGACACCATAAGCACGAATTTAAGGGAGATAGTAATATAAGCATTTTCCTATTTTCGAATAGTCTGACCCTTATTATCCCTTCAACACACATCTCAAAAAAATTCGTGCTAAGCCTTTGCAGATATTGTGAATTTTGTAATACATCTGTGTACGTTTACGATATCTAAGTAAAATTAAAAGGCTTCAAGGTTTTGCATTGTATTTGCTAACATAAATGTTTAATTACCGTTATATACACAAGCTTAATACGGGACTAAAAATAAGTGCATATGTTTCATACATCTCAATCTTGGACTCATTCACAGCCTTTAAGATCTAAGCAATAAAACTAATTGTACATATCTATATACTGCATAAATATTGTATATAGGTTCTTAGGTCTTAGGTAAATGTGAtgaatatttcaatatatttttttacttttatacaacatggttttatttcaatttgttttagtATTTCCTGTACAATATGAAGCACCATTGAGTTATCTCTATTGGATCCTGATTGATAAGATATGCCTTCGAAAGTAAAATAACTTAACATCTTGGTCAAAATTTTAAAGGGTCAAATACTTAATACTAAAATGGGAGCCTCGCATATTTAATCACACTGATTATACTGTAATTTTATACTGGTTGAATTATTATGTTTAGTCATATTACAATACggtttaaaacaaaattcaattaatttacaataaatgctaaaaactaaaactttcaGTTACTGTCAGACTAGGGATCACTGGTTaagattaaattaaactttactctttgcaaatcaataaattatataaacatcATTAATGTGCAaacaaaatagaataaaataatagtacgccgtaaaaatacataatattataacaatataataaaaatgtgtttagtTCATAAGCTCTATGTTTAcgattataaaatacttttgtagATAGAAATGCAGATAAAATCAGTAACCCGATTATTCGGgtgtataaaatgtaaaatctaCAACCAGAGAAATGTTGTAAAGCTATCTTTGGTGCAAATATTCTATTCTTCATTCATCAAATATGTTTtacaatttatgaaaattattccGCCgactataatataattaatctctttattcattaatatacatacatgttCATAAAGTATCACCTCCACGAAAGCCAAGACTACTTTGGCGCACATGAAAAGCTTCTACTTTCAACACCTAACACATATTCAAGCGCTGTACATTTTGTGCAAAATGTTAATATTCTTACAACTGTACTATGATGGTACTTCTGTCATCTTTGTCAAGTTTCTGCAACAAAAAAGAATTTGGTAAATGCAAATATAAaggagataaaaatatttcattgctaacaattttttttatttcgttattGTACTAACCTGCAATACTCTACAGGTAAATTCAGTGTCTTATACCACAATAATATGCTTAAAGCAATACTCCACGTCCTTAGTGGCCCAAATATAAAAGACATTGTTCCATACTCTAGCCAGAAGAAGTATGCCAATAACAACTGTATTGACAATAGGAAAACGAATGGCAAATTCTTTATCAGCCGTCGAATTCCTCTCACATTATGCCCAAATAGACGATGGTCTAAACAGTGGGCTAATACAAATACTAGGGGTATTTGCACAAACATTAGCTGCACGCTTCCATACATATATGTAAAGGGTTCAGGCAAAAATGCACCCTTTATCAGGATACCCCACGCGAAAATGGCTCCTACATAGCCATCTATCAACTCTCCAATAGCCCAAGGTCCAAAGGGAATGTAAACTGCATACAACACAATTGGATAAAATATTCTATCAATTTTACTCAATAGCCAAAGTCTTCTCAATACATGTCTGCCAAATCTTCTTCTGTATCTTGGAGGAAACTTTTGCATCCTTAAAATTACCAATGGTAAAACATTTGCCATTAGAAGGGTTGCGAAGATTGCCTGAAACTGTTAACAacttttagataaaataaaatcaagataTATACAAAAGATCtgatattaaaacttttatgcAAAACTTACCACCACACCAGCATCCAACATGAGCAAAATTCTGGGTGATATTTCAAAACTCATTACACTACCATCCAACGTAAATGGATGTTCTACAAAAGCCTCTTTTTCTAATTCGTCTTTAACTTTCACATACAAATAGCTAATACCCTTTTTAAATAAGTGAGGCAGCCATTGACAAACGTAAAGTGGTCCTTGGGTGTGCCTGCATGCCATCCAACTGATTTGATCAAAGGAAATTTGAACAGTCTTAACATCAACATCACTAAATGCAAGTATTCTTATGTGGGATGAGTCAGGTATTAAGTGTAAGGGTTCTCTACCAGGCATGGTGTACCTGGCGTGCTTAGGATTTGTGACCAGCACAAGGGGCCAGACATTGTGCTTTTGATCAACAAATGAGAAAATCCCATGATCTATAGCTGCCAATCTGTACATTCTGTTGTCTTTCCAATCTCCTAACTCAAGCTCTAAATAACCTTTCTTCTGTTTTGTGTACATTCTTGGTACCAAACCTCCCATGGAATGTAAGTGCCCACAAACATACACCTGTGAACCAAAACTACTGCCAATGAGTTGGCGCAAGTCTATTTTTTGGCCTTCATGCTCTAAAGATAATATACATGAGGTAGGGTAGTGTCCAAACCAAACAATATGATCAGCCTTGCTTTCAGCTTCTGCTTTTAGCTTTTGTACAGTCTGCTGCTCTGTAGCATCGAGAatgccaataaaattaaatggtcTCCTGAGTCCTGGATCTGGACAtgcatctatccccaaaaatgCTACATTTACACCATTTGTTTCTTGAAAATGCACATAAGATTTAGCATGCTCCAGGCCTTGTACAGAATAGTTCCGGAAATAATTCTCCTGATCATTTATTGTTCTGATGTTAAAGTTATctgcaaaataatttcattagatAAAGAGATAAttctttcaacaaaaaataaatctcaATATAAATGCAGCAGCTATTTTGGTTTTATCAGTTTAGAACTCAAAAGTTAAAAATCACACTGATAAGAATAATCCTCACAAAATGATTGAGCTAGATAACATTGACAAATCTATAAAAGTAATCTGATTCAAGCTGTTATAAATTTctacataacaaaaaatactggacATGATAAACAAAGGAAAGAATGAACTCTGTTATTGACTTATTACTCTTTGTTTAAGTATATTACAAATGAAAGAGATTACACAATCTATTGGATTAAAAGATGATAACTTTATCCTCTaaggataatattttttatagaaacatTGTAGTGCACATTATGTACTagaaatatataacaaaaaagttaGGCAACAGTCacaatacctatttaattatgtacataGCTGCTATTTGCTTTGTTCATTTACTCACTACCCTTTAATGTTAATgatacatattttcaaaataatttcacttttaaatataaataaaaataatacaataccaTGATTTCCTCTTATGTCTAACCAGACAGTAGTTTCAGTCACTCCTGACTCCTTCACTATGTTATGATAGTATATCCATTCTTTCTTCACTTGGGAACTGCCCAAGTTATCTTTGGCTTTAGCATCGGTCAAGTCGCCCGTGGCCAAAACAATGGCAGGGTTAATTATCTTCACGGTATTGTCACAAAACTGTTGAAACTGTGATATCCTGCCAGGATCTCGAAAAATACTGATATGTATATCTGAAATCTAGAATAAACAAACTTGTTTATGATGCTATTTAGTTTTACAATTTGGACAATGCAGATATAAATAATTCCAAATGTTACAACGTAAAAAGAGCGGGCATTATTTACATATCTATAGGTACGACAATAGTCATCGTATTAACTTGCCTTTGTCTTTAAAACTACGTCACAATCAATTATATAGCAACCAAATAAAGAGAGcactttatttaattgattacaTACCTGAAGAAACCAAATTAATTTCTCAGTAGTATCTGTTATTTTTCCATACTTCTCACCTAAATACTTGGTAAAGTTTATGccttcattttcattttcaatataaaaattatggtCCGTAGCGATTATATTTAACAAATTCGCCATAAAGATCGATACCAGTAATAGAACACATAAAATCCACACAGTACTTTTCGAAAGAACcatttttaaacttaatatcCTCCAATTTTGTGTCACAAAATCATTGAATTAAATTATCAGAAAATTATCTTCAACAGTCAACAAGAAATCTGAAAAGTTCGATTTGACATTCGCTTCGTTTCCtctgaattttgacattagtgTTTTCCAATTTGACAACTAGTGATGAGAGAAAAAATACGTGCTTTGAAAACGTTGACAAGATTTGGAATCGACTCTTTTCGCTATCGACTATTTTAGTTAATCGATTATAAAAATTCTACACAGTAGAGgctttttctattttctttcCTAAATTCCAAGAAACCAACAGATATAACCTAACTaggaaataattaataacagCTATAGGAAAATGCGGCATCCCAAGTACACACATTGCAAGgcagtttttgttatattttgtcaGTCTAGGTAGGTCATCAAGGACTAGCTAGTATTAGTCGAAGCAATAATAAGTTTTGACCCGTAAAAATAGATGAATAATCTTTAACCCAAAAAGTTGGTAAATAAGTCCGTGCTCCTGTTACTGTTGATTTTATAACGACATCCTACATTTGATACAGTAGCTATGTTGCTACAGATACTAAATAATACCTACACTGCATACATCAGCCTCAACTCAACAACGGCAACGTTACCGAGCCTGCATGATTCAGTCGTATcgcttttattgaaaaatttattttgtagttatgaAAAAATTTGTTCGACTTTCATAATTTCATCAGTAGGTATACATTATGAGTATTTAGCGTACCATCTTGAGATTGATGTAATGAATGGTTTAACCATATCAGTGATTTTCCAAATAATGAGGCACCTTTTTTCTAATTAGGTACCAACTTTGCATTGTTTTGTACTTACGTTAGGTATTCATGGATGTAGATGTAACACTACAATTCGTCATAGCCTAGTAGCTATAGCACCTTCCTCTGAAGTAGTTACGtatgcgggttcgattccaggtcaggtaaaCATCTACCAGGCTAAGTAAATTGCTAATTATCTTAAGCTAAAAGGCATTTCCTTCTCTATATGTGAAGAGGCCTCCGCCTGAAGCCTACAGGCGAATTTTCTCTCTTCTGTAGTCCACAGCAATTTTGtcaattcaaaaattaaaaattgttgtTTCTAATGATGAGTTCATTTTCTAAATAGATTCTACAAAATACTGCATTATAACTGGCCCTAAGTCTTATCTTGTGCAGAGTGCCAAGATCAGTAATGTCTAGCAATCTCTAGAGttcaaatatgtttttgtaacaTTGGGTGCACCACAGAATGCGCGTAGATATTATGTTAGAAAAGATATACCTATAACTTCGGACATATGGGTTACTAGCTTCCCTCCGTGGTTTCTCCCGCGTCCCGTGATAACTGCTTCCCAAAGCctgatggtgacaaaaactatcctatatccttctcccgggtctatcTACCTATcgtctaattttcagcttaatcgaTTCAGTGAGGCCAAGGGATATTTAAagggttcatttttatatacatgtAAGTACGTACCTATAGAAACATCGGTTATTATAAGTAACCTAATTAATCTACTTACCTAGTTTActcacatacctacctaatattgcTAGCACAAGAGACTCGCTCATTATGAAGTATccttcttaaataaataatacaattattttagtgttgtGAAGATACCTATTCACAATTCGGATAAGAGTTTTGGAAAGTTCTACTTACAGCTTTTAGtttaaagaaaaatagaaataaaaactctTGTTTTGTAAAACGCCTCAAAGTGGGTTCAAATTATCGTACAGCTTaaaatacttaggtaggtacacgTAAATAGGTGT includes the following:
- the LOC124629648 gene encoding transmembrane protein 62-like yields the protein MVLSKSTVWILCVLLLVSIFMANLLNIIATDHNFYIENENEGINFTKYLGEKYGKITDTTEKLIWFLQISDIHISIFRDPGRISQFQQFCDNTVKIINPAIVLATGDLTDAKAKDNLGSSQVKKEWIYYHNIVKESGVTETTVWLDIRGNHDNFNIRTINDQENYFRNYSVQGLEHAKSYVHFQETNGVNVAFLGIDACPDPGLRRPFNFIGILDATEQQTVQKLKAEAESKADHIVWFGHYPTSCILSLEHEGQKIDLRQLIGSSFGSQVYVCGHLHSMGGLVPRMYTKQKKGYLELELGDWKDNRMYRLAAIDHGIFSFVDQKHNVWPLVLVTNPKHARYTMPGREPLHLIPDSSHIRILAFSDVDVKTVQISFDQISWMACRHTQGPLYVCQWLPHLFKKGISYLYVKVKDELEKEAFVEHPFTLDGSVMSFEISPRILLMLDAGVVFQAIFATLLMANVLPLVILRMQKFPPRYRRRFGRHVLRRLWLLSKIDRIFYPIVLYAVYIPFGPWAIGELIDGYVGAIFAWGILIKGAFLPEPFTYMYGSVQLMFVQIPLVFVLAHCLDHRLFGHNVRGIRRLIKNLPFVFLLSIQLLLAYFFWLEYGTMSFIFGPLRTWSIALSILLWYKTLNLPVEYCRNLTKMTEVPS